A part of Methanobrevibacter sp. genomic DNA contains:
- the pyrB gene encoding aspartate carbamoyltransferase has translation MIKIFKLKNIISIKDFEREDVDYILNEASKLEDIAKSKEISEELKGKILGLMFFEPSTRTKMSFETAIKRLGGDGIGFDNSGTSSVSKGESIADTAKMFEAYCDALVIRHELEGVSKFISDIVDVPVINAGDGAGQHPTQTLLDLYTIKKEIGEIDNLKIALIGDLKFGRTVHSLSNALGLYKNVKIYLVSPPELKMPQEVLHDINKTNVTWEEIDSIEKIIDDVDVLYVTRIQKERFGDINDYLKIKGAYIINKKMIEGKDLIVMHPLPRVDEISTDVDNTKYNKYFTQAANAVPVRMAILKTLIKNNPK, from the coding sequence TTGATTAAAATTTTTAAACTAAAAAATATAATTTCTATAAAAGATTTTGAAAGAGAAGACGTTGATTACATTCTTAATGAAGCATCAAAGCTAGAAGATATAGCAAAATCAAAAGAAATTTCTGAAGAACTTAAAGGAAAAATATTGGGTTTGATGTTTTTTGAACCTTCAACAAGAACAAAAATGTCATTTGAAACCGCAATAAAACGTTTAGGTGGAGATGGAATCGGGTTTGATAACAGCGGTACAAGTTCTGTTTCAAAAGGTGAAAGCATAGCGGATACTGCAAAAATGTTTGAAGCCTACTGTGATGCTTTGGTAATTAGACATGAACTTGAAGGAGTATCAAAATTCATATCTGACATTGTTGACGTGCCTGTCATTAATGCAGGAGATGGAGCAGGCCAACACCCAACACAAACACTTCTTGACTTATACACCATCAAAAAGGAAATTGGTGAAATAGACAATCTAAAAATCGCACTTATTGGTGATCTGAAATTCGGTCGTACTGTACATTCCCTTTCAAATGCATTAGGATTATATAAAAATGTTAAAATATACCTGGTATCACCTCCAGAGCTGAAAATGCCTCAAGAAGTGTTACATGATATCAATAAAACAAATGTCACCTGGGAAGAGATAGATTCAATTGAAAAAATTATTGATGACGTTGATGTCCTATATGTAACCAGAATTCAAAAAGAACGTTTTGGAGACATAAACGATTACTTAAAAATAAAAGGAGCATATATAATTAATAAAAAAATGATTGAAGGAAAAGATTTAATTGTGATGCATCCTTTACCTAGAGTTGATGAAATATCCACGGATGTCGACAATACAAAATATAACAAATATTTCACTCAAGCTGCAAATGCCGTTCCAGTTAGAATGGCAATTCTAAAAACATTAATAAAAAACAACCCTAAATAG
- a CDS encoding histone family protein: MSEIPKAPIARIIKESGAERVSEDAKAELAAYLEEVAREVAKEANNVAKIAKRKTVKPEDIKLAIKNLE, from the coding sequence ATGTCTGAAATACCAAAAGCTCCTATCGCAAGAATTATTAAAGAATCTGGTGCAGAAAGAGTTAGCGAAGATGCAAAAGCTGAATTAGCTGCATACTTAGAAGAAGTTGCTCGTGAAGTTGCTAAAGAAGCAAACAATGTTGCTAAAATCGCTAAACGTAAAACAGTTAAACCAGAAGATATTAAATTAGCTATTAAAAACTTAGAATAA
- the hisG gene encoding ATP phosphoribosyltransferase: MKIKIAIPSKGRISEPSINILEKAGLGLKDKNNRKLISKTFNENIEVMFARASDIPEFVNDGVADMGITGVDLIQENEAAVIELLDLRFGQTKLVLAAPEESNIKSIKDVNENMKVATEFPVLTKRYLTQKGLDLKIVKLSGSTEAAPFIGIADLITDLTSTGTTLKMNHLEIIDVILESSIKLIANEDSLKNKKELMEAVSTSIKGVLDADRKKLVTMNVESKNLDKVKEVMPSMGGLTISEVLSSQKTVAVQAVIDEKQVFELVNDLRNAGAKDILVMPIERII; the protein is encoded by the coding sequence ATGAAGATAAAAATTGCAATTCCCTCAAAAGGAAGAATAAGTGAACCTTCTATTAACATTTTAGAAAAGGCTGGTTTAGGATTAAAAGACAAAAACAACAGGAAATTAATTTCTAAAACATTTAATGAGAATATTGAAGTGATGTTTGCAAGAGCTTCAGATATTCCTGAATTCGTTAATGATGGAGTTGCAGACATGGGAATAACAGGTGTAGATTTAATCCAAGAAAATGAAGCCGCTGTGATTGAACTGCTTGACTTGAGATTTGGACAAACAAAACTGGTTCTTGCCGCTCCTGAAGAATCAAATATCAAATCCATAAAAGATGTTAATGAAAACATGAAGGTAGCTACCGAATTCCCTGTTTTAACCAAAAGATACTTAACACAAAAAGGTTTAGACTTAAAAATTGTCAAATTAAGCGGATCAACCGAAGCCGCTCCTTTTATTGGAATAGCTGATTTGATTACAGATTTGACAAGCACAGGAACTACATTAAAAATGAATCACCTTGAAATTATCGACGTGATTCTTGAAAGTTCAATTAAACTTATTGCAAACGAAGATAGTCTGAAAAATAAAAAAGAGCTAATGGAAGCCGTCAGTACAAGCATTAAAGGTGTTTTGGATGCAGACAGGAAAAAACTTGTAACCATGAACGTTGAAAGTAAAAACTTAGATAAAGTAAAAGAAGTGATGCCTTCAATGGGTGGCTTAACAATTTCAGAAGTATTATCCTCACAAAAAACCGTTGCTGTCCAAGCAGTGATAGATGAAAAACAAGTATTTGAACTGGTAAACGATTTAAGAAATGCAGGAGCAAAAGACATACTCGTGATGCCTATTGAAAGAATAATATGA
- a CDS encoding DUF2299 domain-containing protein: MNIEDEVKKWLFDEDLLREMKYDENADFHFIVEFPKENIMDVVKPKDKDCLVIACATQVAPQHLDLMKSASLQTNREFISQVNFGLNKFLVDYELQVNQNILHQFVITEQIFEDGLTKDMLIRTLKRVFKSKLHCIWLIDLKFGDVNISSNENDMFV; encoded by the coding sequence ATGAATATCGAAGATGAAGTAAAAAAATGGTTATTTGACGAAGACTTGCTAAGAGAAATGAAATATGACGAAAATGCTGACTTTCATTTTATTGTTGAGTTTCCAAAAGAAAATATAATGGATGTTGTTAAACCTAAAGATAAGGATTGCCTTGTTATTGCATGCGCTACCCAGGTGGCTCCACAACATTTGGATTTGATGAAATCTGCTAGTTTGCAAACCAATAGGGAGTTTATTTCACAAGTGAACTTCGGTTTGAACAAGTTCTTAGTGGATTATGAACTTCAGGTCAATCAAAATATTTTGCATCAATTTGTTATTACAGAACAAATATTTGAAGATGGATTAACCAAGGACATGTTAATCAGAACTCTTAAACGTGTTTTCAAATCAAAGCTACATTGCATATGGCTTATTGATCTTAAGTTTGGTGATGTTAATATATCCTCAAATGAAAATGACATGTTTGTATAG
- a CDS encoding UPF0147 family protein, with protein MSNQTIDEVCEILEYIMDNNTVPRNIREAASESNDLLKDEEQEESIRISTVLGKLDEISNDPNIPVHARTLIWEVLSKLESI; from the coding sequence ATGAGTAATCAAACTATTGATGAAGTATGTGAAATACTTGAATATATCATGGATAACAATACTGTACCTCGTAACATCCGAGAAGCAGCCAGTGAATCTAATGATTTATTAAAAGATGAAGAACAAGAAGAATCTATAAGAATAAGTACTGTTTTAGGAAAGTTAGATGAAATCAGTAATGATCCTAATATTCCAGTGCACGCAAGAACTTTAATTTGGGAAGTTCTCTCAAAATTAGAATCAATCTAA
- a CDS encoding cobalt-precorrin 5A hydrolase: MKIAIISVSKKGKNLALDLKEKLDNDSTIIRTDLYHKNVKKNFEIAFYEYDAIVAIMASGILIRSIAPLIDSKITDPAILNIDDNGNFVISTLSGHLGGANKLTGKIAGLIDATPVITTSTDVNKKLGIDVIAKDLYLSVENPSEILYFNKAILEGSEILFTINPEKNFDYLFEYFNNNTLEIDVSIQYSSKVNGDEIHAKLNEHELVLKEKKVVVGIGCRRGKEYEKILEGFDKSIDELDIHESRISMLASAEIKKDEKGILKLSEELNIPVNFVELDKLRLFESRDIQKSEFVKSKFGIYGVCEPSALITAGFDSKLIYKKTSYDGVTIAIAISKK, translated from the coding sequence ATGAAAATAGCAATTATTTCAGTTTCAAAAAAAGGCAAAAATTTGGCATTGGATTTAAAGGAAAAATTAGACAATGATTCAACAATAATTAGGACTGATTTATATCATAAAAATGTTAAGAAGAATTTTGAAATTGCATTTTATGAGTATGATGCCATAGTTGCAATAATGGCTTCTGGAATTTTAATTAGATCGATTGCACCATTGATTGATTCTAAAATTACAGATCCTGCAATATTGAACATTGATGATAATGGAAATTTTGTAATTTCAACATTATCCGGTCATTTGGGTGGTGCTAATAAATTAACAGGAAAAATAGCGGGGTTAATTGATGCAACACCAGTCATCACCACTTCCACCGATGTGAATAAAAAATTGGGAATAGATGTAATAGCTAAGGATCTTTATTTAAGTGTTGAAAATCCGTCTGAGATTCTATACTTTAATAAAGCGATTTTGGAAGGTAGTGAAATTTTATTCACAATAAATCCTGAGAAAAATTTTGATTATCTCTTTGAATATTTTAATAATAATACACTTGAAATTGATGTTTCTATTCAATATTCTTCAAAAGTTAATGGTGATGAAATACATGCAAAATTAAATGAGCATGAACTTGTTTTAAAGGAGAAAAAAGTCGTCGTTGGTATTGGTTGCAGACGTGGTAAAGAATATGAAAAAATACTGGAAGGTTTCGATAAATCAATAGATGAATTGGATATTCATGAATCACGAATAAGCATGTTGGCATCAGCTGAAATAAAAAAAGATGAAAAAGGAATATTGAAACTATCAGAAGAACTCAACATCCCTGTTAATTTTGTGGAATTGGATAAATTAAGACTATTCGAATCAAGAGATATTCAAAAATCCGAATTTGTCAAATCAAAATTTGGAATTTATGGCGTTTGTGAACCATCAGCATTGATAACTGCAGGATTTGATTCAAAATTGATATATAAAAAAACCTCTTATGATGGGGTTACAATAGCTATAGCCATTTCGAAAAAATAG
- a CDS encoding Cdc6/Cdc18 family protein, translating to MSNVFEDLEDDWGDLVSKSIFKDKRPLDHRFLPDKLVHREEQIRQIAKYWVDVLNNVTPSNVTLYGKTGTGKTAASKFAREQLLEIAQKKNVFVKVEYIRCTDYTTEYQVLAQLCNKLGRDVPNRGWTKGEVVNTFRDIFKTNAFGRKLHLIVILDEIDILLDKDGDGILYTLTRTDNVSVLSISNYLDFKNLIKSRVTSSLNDKEIVFPPYVANELSDILSERAALSFRDDVLESDVIPLCSAMAAKEEGDARYALDLLKNAGELAFDEDSDKVTSEHVRKAKDTIEHNKVIEIISTLPLQQQRVLEAILNLTKQDEEISSGKLYDEYKVVSKKDAVTYRRIFDFINELELLGIISTNTVSRGRGKGRTNIIKLQCDETLLETTLLSI from the coding sequence ATGTCAAATGTTTTTGAAGATTTAGAAGATGACTGGGGAGATTTAGTTTCTAAAAGTATATTTAAAGATAAACGCCCTTTAGATCATAGGTTTTTACCAGATAAATTAGTTCACAGGGAAGAACAAATCAGGCAAATCGCAAAATATTGGGTTGATGTATTAAACAATGTAACTCCTTCAAATGTAACGCTTTACGGTAAGACAGGAACAGGTAAAACTGCAGCGTCCAAATTTGCACGTGAACAGCTTTTAGAAATTGCTCAAAAGAAAAATGTTTTTGTGAAAGTTGAATATATTAGATGCACTGATTATACTACTGAATATCAGGTTCTTGCCCAATTATGTAATAAGCTTGGGCGTGATGTTCCTAATCGTGGCTGGACTAAAGGGGAAGTAGTAAATACATTCAGGGACATTTTCAAAACAAACGCATTTGGTCGTAAACTGCACTTAATTGTTATTTTGGACGAAATTGATATTTTGCTTGATAAAGATGGGGATGGAATTTTATATACGTTGACAAGAACCGACAATGTATCTGTTTTATCCATTAGTAATTATTTGGATTTCAAGAATTTGATTAAATCTAGAGTTACAAGTAGCTTAAATGATAAGGAAATTGTTTTCCCTCCTTATGTTGCTAATGAATTGTCAGACATTCTATCTGAGAGGGCTGCATTGTCCTTTAGAGATGATGTTTTAGAAAGTGATGTGATTCCATTATGTTCTGCAATGGCTGCTAAGGAAGAAGGCGATGCAAGATATGCGCTTGATTTACTTAAGAATGCAGGCGAATTGGCTTTTGATGAAGACAGCGATAAAGTTACAAGCGAACATGTAAGAAAAGCTAAGGATACAATTGAACACAATAAAGTTATAGAAATTATTTCCACATTACCGTTACAGCAGCAAAGGGTTTTAGAAGCTATTTTAAACTTAACAAAACAGGATGAAGAAATATCTTCAGGTAAATTATACGATGAGTATAAAGTCGTGTCAAAAAAAGATGCTGTAACCTACAGAAGAATATTCGACTTCATTAATGAACTTGAACTGTTGGGTATAATTTCAACAAATACCGTTTCACGTGGTCGTGGAAAGGGAAGGACAAATATTATTAAGCTTCAATGCGATGAAACATTACTTGAAACAACCCTCCTATCTATTTAG
- a CDS encoding amidohydrolase family protein, translating to MKDNTILIKNALILNPGKFEEKKQSLLIKNDLIAEISDEIDEGNVDKIIDASGKILLPGFVNTHTHLSMTLFRGLADDLSLDSWLNDHIWPMEANLNGNYCYIGALLGAVELIKSGTTTFSDMYFYMEDVARAVDEAGIRAVLSYGMIDFGDAEKRQAEIKENLTLFENCDGMADGRIKVFFGPHSPYTASEELLIKVRQLADEYNMGIHIHVSETQKEINDISQEKGLRPFEYLDKIGFLGPDVVAAHSVWLSDSEIEIIKKNNVKVSHNPCSNMKLASGIAPVSKLIENDICVSIGTDGASSNNNLDLIEELKTASLLQKVSTLDPNVLDSHEAIAMGTIKGAEALGLEDEIGSIEVGKKADIILIDTNSANMVPDSSTLTSNIIYSANGSNVDTTICNGKILMENKKLTVLDEQEIYDKAREAIKELKEAI from the coding sequence ATGAAAGATAATACTATTTTAATCAAGAATGCATTAATTTTAAACCCAGGTAAATTTGAAGAAAAAAAACAATCTCTTTTAATCAAGAATGACTTAATCGCTGAAATTTCTGATGAAATTGATGAGGGCAATGTAGATAAAATTATTGATGCCAGTGGAAAAATTTTACTCCCTGGATTTGTTAATACTCATACTCATTTATCAATGACCTTATTTAGAGGATTAGCTGATGATTTAAGTCTGGACAGTTGGTTAAATGATCATATATGGCCAATGGAAGCTAATCTTAATGGAAATTATTGTTATATTGGAGCTCTTTTAGGAGCTGTTGAACTTATTAAGTCAGGAACAACAACATTTTCAGATATGTATTTTTACATGGAAGATGTTGCTCGTGCAGTTGATGAAGCAGGCATAAGAGCTGTTTTATCTTATGGAATGATTGATTTTGGAGATGCCGAGAAAAGGCAGGCAGAAATCAAGGAAAATCTAACTTTATTTGAAAATTGCGACGGAATGGCTGATGGAAGAATCAAAGTATTTTTCGGTCCTCACTCCCCTTATACAGCTTCAGAGGAATTATTGATTAAAGTTCGCCAACTTGCAGATGAGTACAACATGGGAATTCATATTCACGTTTCTGAAACACAAAAGGAAATTAATGATATTTCCCAAGAAAAAGGTCTCAGACCATTTGAATATCTGGATAAGATTGGATTTTTAGGTCCAGATGTTGTTGCCGCCCATAGTGTTTGGCTAAGCGATAGTGAAATTGAGATTATTAAGAAAAACAATGTTAAAGTTTCACACAATCCCTGCAGTAACATGAAATTGGCTTCAGGAATCGCTCCTGTTTCTAAATTAATTGAAAATGACATCTGTGTTTCAATAGGTACTGATGGCGCTTCTTCAAATAATAATTTAGATTTAATTGAAGAGTTAAAAACAGCTAGTTTACTTCAAAAAGTTTCTACACTTGATCCTAATGTGTTAGATTCACATGAAGCAATAGCTATGGGTACCATTAAAGGTGCTGAAGCTTTAGGACTTGAGGATGAAATAGGATCCATTGAAGTTGGTAAAAAAGCGGATATTATCTTGATTGATACCAATTCAGCAAACATGGTTCCAGACAGTTCAACACTAACTTCAAACATTATTTACTCTGCAAATGGTTCAAATGTTGATACTACTATTTGTAATGGTAAGATATTGATGGAAAACAAAAAATTGACTGTTTTAGATGAACAAGAAATTTATGATAAAGCTAGAGAAGCAATAAAAGAGTTAAAAGAAGCTATCTAG
- a CDS encoding flavodoxin domain-containing protein, translating into MKIAIIYSTSSKSTKKACKLLSSKIKANVQLIPIEKAKTACLLKYNFIILAGSAFNGKVQSALKRYISRNIKTLKEKPIALVLNCEENIDTRDRLNKTFSHELVESSYISSNFGYELNPEEGNFIDKRKTNNIINKYKKDGKSLPMLNLNEIDNFADYINGMIEKRVD; encoded by the coding sequence ATGAAAATAGCAATAATATATTCAACTTCAAGTAAATCAACAAAAAAAGCTTGTAAATTATTATCAAGTAAAATTAAAGCTAATGTTCAACTAATTCCAATTGAAAAAGCTAAAACAGCTTGCCTCTTAAAATATAATTTTATAATATTGGCCGGATCAGCTTTCAATGGAAAAGTCCAGAGCGCATTAAAAAGATATATTTCAAGAAATATCAAAACATTGAAAGAAAAACCAATAGCACTAGTATTAAACTGCGAAGAAAACATAGACACAAGAGATAGACTAAATAAAACTTTTTCACATGAATTGGTTGAATCATCATATATCTCATCAAATTTCGGTTACGAATTAAATCCAGAAGAGGGAAATTTTATAGATAAAAGAAAAACAAATAACATAATTAACAAATACAAAAAAGATGGCAAAAGCCTACCAATGTTAAACTTAAATGAAATTGATAATTTTGCAGATTACATAAACGGCATGATAGAAAAAAGGGTTGATTAA
- a CDS encoding DUF120 domain-containing protein — MKIDGEVTTGLGKAAYFLSQEFYTKEFKKNLGFVPYPGTLNVIVSEEYLDEINKIKNDCENLIKPDEGFGAVKYIEANLNDKVNGAIVFPAKTTHEENYLEFIAENRLRDDLNLKDGDIVSLEF; from the coding sequence ATGAAAATAGATGGTGAAGTTACAACCGGATTGGGAAAAGCGGCATATTTTTTATCACAGGAATTCTACACTAAGGAATTCAAAAAGAATTTGGGATTTGTTCCATATCCAGGAACATTAAATGTCATTGTCAGCGAAGAATATCTGGATGAAATAAATAAGATTAAAAACGACTGCGAAAATTTAATCAAACCTGATGAGGGTTTCGGTGCTGTGAAGTATATTGAAGCAAATTTAAATGATAAGGTTAATGGTGCCATCGTTTTTCCAGCTAAAACAACTCATGAAGAAAACTATTTAGAATTTATAGCCGAAAATAGATTAAGGGATGATTTGAATCTCAAGGACGGGGATATCGTATCTCTGGAATTTTGA
- the ribB gene encoding 3,4-dihydroxy-2-butanone-4-phosphate synthase, with protein MNQETNLDKALEAIRNGEFVLVFDDDDREGEVDMIIASEFVTPKSIATMRNDAGGLICNCLHDDFCEAIHLPFMVDIMKAATEKYPELAELAPTDIPYDERSSFSVWTNHRKSFTGVTDHDRAMTISEMALMMKEERFDEFGATFRSPGHVCLLRGAEGLVKNRQGHTEIGLALCEMAGVTPVCVVCEMMDGETGQATSVADARKYAEENGLVLLRGEDIINKYLEE; from the coding sequence ATGAATCAAGAAACAAATTTAGATAAAGCTCTAGAAGCTATTAGAAACGGTGAATTCGTACTGGTTTTTGACGATGATGATAGGGAAGGAGAAGTTGATATGATCATCGCTTCTGAATTCGTAACCCCTAAATCAATTGCTACCATGAGAAATGATGCAGGCGGTCTTATCTGTAATTGTTTGCATGATGATTTTTGCGAGGCTATTCATTTGCCATTCATGGTTGATATCATGAAAGCGGCCACTGAAAAGTATCCTGAATTGGCTGAGCTTGCACCTACTGACATTCCATACGATGAGAGGTCCTCATTTTCTGTCTGGACAAACCATAGAAAATCTTTCACTGGTGTCACAGACCATGACAGAGCAATGACCATTAGTGAAATGGCCTTAATGATGAAAGAAGAAAGATTTGATGAATTTGGAGCTACTTTTAGGTCTCCAGGGCACGTATGTCTTTTGAGAGGAGCAGAAGGACTAGTTAAAAACAGACAAGGGCACACCGAAATTGGTCTTGCATTATGTGAAATGGCCGGTGTCACTCCAGTATGTGTTGTTTGTGAAATGATGGATGGTGAAACTGGTCAGGCCACTTCAGTTGCTGATGCTCGTAAGTATGCTGAAGAAAATGGATTGGTCTTGCTTAGAGGCGAAGACATCATTAATAAGTATTTAGAAGAATAA
- a CDS encoding cobalamin biosynthesis protein produces MFYLKLDSFELFLFIIFALIIAIAIDVIFGELPTRIHPVVIIGSMVSFFKSIFIKIKNKLSGLLLVISVGICTSIILFVLYLIGSINSILLFVLFTILLSSTFSIKLLLKTAVDVKNDLNESIEKARKSVSYLVSRNTEELTESFIVSAVIESLTENITDSYVAPVFYYMIFSLIIMINPIDNQLYFLLLIPMLYRMFNTLDAMVGYKTEELKDIGYFSAKIDDVLNYVPARISGIYIVAAALLLKLDWRNSYKIMRRDSRKCPSPNSGFTMATTAGALNIQLNKKDTYILGDAATKTIDREDITKAVNLSKLTIILFTLTILLLLTLVYVIL; encoded by the coding sequence ATGTTCTATCTTAAATTAGATTCTTTTGAGTTATTTTTATTTATTATATTTGCATTGATAATTGCAATTGCGATAGATGTAATTTTTGGGGAATTGCCAACCAGAATCCATCCTGTTGTAATCATCGGATCAATGGTTAGTTTCTTCAAAAGTATTTTCATCAAAATAAAAAATAAGCTATCAGGGCTGCTGCTGGTAATTTCTGTTGGCATCTGCACTAGCATTATATTATTTGTTTTGTATTTGATTGGCTCTATAAACTCAATTTTATTGTTTGTTTTATTTACGATACTGTTATCATCAACATTTTCCATTAAATTGCTTTTAAAAACAGCAGTTGATGTTAAAAATGATTTGAATGAAAGCATTGAAAAGGCTAGAAAATCAGTTTCATATCTGGTCAGCAGAAACACAGAGGAATTAACAGAAAGTTTCATTGTTTCAGCAGTGATTGAAAGCTTAACTGAAAACATCACAGATTCATATGTGGCTCCTGTGTTTTATTATATGATTTTTTCATTGATAATTATGATAAATCCAATCGACAACCAATTATATTTCCTGCTTCTGATTCCAATGCTATATAGGATGTTTAACACACTTGATGCAATGGTTGGATATAAGACAGAAGAACTTAAGGATATCGGTTATTTTTCAGCAAAAATTGATGATGTCTTAAATTATGTTCCTGCCAGAATATCTGGCATTTATATAGTTGCAGCGGCACTTTTACTCAAGTTAGATTGGAGAAATAGCTATAAAATAATGAGAAGAGATTCAAGAAAATGTCCAAGTCCGAATTCAGGTTTTACAATGGCAACGACCGCAGGGGCTTTGAACATTCAACTGAATAAAAAAGACACATATATTTTAGGGGATGCAGCAACAAAAACAATTGATAGGGAAGATATTACAAAGGCGGTCAATCTTTCAAAGTTAACGATTATTCTATTTACATTAACAATTTTATTATTATTAACATTGGTTTATGTGATATTATGA
- the tfrA gene encoding fumarate reductase (CoM/CoB) subunit TfrA: protein MEIKTISTDVLIIGSGGAGSRAAIEVDDAGLKAIIVSKGLSFRSGCTGMAEGGYNAVFKTVDKEDSIEAHFKDTLKGGSYLNDEKLVDILVNESPKRLIDLENYGALFDRQESGEIDQRPFGGQTYRRTCYQGDRTGAELLNALKEEIIKRDIECIEEVMITSLITDGDEVIGATGLDLKDSSLIYFKAKSTILASGGAGQLYPVTSNTFQKNGDGFAIAFRAGAKLVDMEQIQFHPTGMIAPESKKGVLVTEAVRAEGGKLINKDGERFMSKYAPEKMELATRDVVARSIYQEIIEGRGTEKGGVYLDISHLDDDYIDEKLETMVLQFENVGVDIKHGPIEVAPTAHHFMGGLKINPDGSSSLKNLFGAGEVCGGVHGANRLGGNALADTQVFGKIAGESASKAAKDSKLKTNEKMVEKEASRIENLIKKGSIKPKEFKNRIKNLMWEKVAIVRDEKTLNEALSELLEMQKELENLDVNDKKQYNADLVTALEVINMVEICILTVKSAILRRESRGAHFRSDFPETLDEWKQSIIFSENKIEFEAR, encoded by the coding sequence ATGGAAATAAAAACTATCTCTACAGATGTATTAATAATTGGTTCCGGAGGAGCAGGTTCAAGGGCGGCAATTGAAGTAGATGATGCTGGTCTAAAAGCAATTATAGTATCAAAAGGCCTCTCATTCAGGTCAGGATGTACTGGGATGGCTGAAGGTGGATACAATGCCGTTTTTAAAACTGTTGATAAAGAGGATTCTATAGAAGCCCATTTTAAAGATACATTAAAAGGTGGAAGTTATCTCAACGATGAAAAACTTGTTGATATTCTTGTTAATGAATCACCCAAAAGACTGATTGATTTAGAAAATTACGGTGCTTTATTTGACAGGCAGGAATCCGGTGAAATAGACCAAAGACCATTTGGAGGACAAACCTATAGAAGAACTTGCTATCAAGGAGATAGAACAGGTGCAGAACTATTAAATGCACTTAAAGAAGAAATAATCAAAAGAGATATTGAATGCATCGAAGAAGTGATGATTACCTCACTCATCACTGACGGAGATGAAGTAATCGGTGCAACAGGACTTGATTTAAAAGATTCCAGTCTAATTTATTTCAAAGCAAAATCAACAATCCTTGCCAGCGGAGGTGCCGGTCAACTATACCCTGTAACATCCAACACCTTCCAGAAAAATGGAGACGGTTTTGCAATAGCATTTAGAGCTGGCGCCAAATTAGTGGATATGGAACAAATTCAATTCCATCCGACAGGAATGATAGCACCTGAATCTAAAAAAGGAGTGCTTGTAACCGAAGCTGTAAGAGCTGAAGGCGGCAAGCTCATCAACAAAGATGGTGAAAGATTCATGAGCAAATATGCTCCTGAAAAAATGGAATTGGCTACCCGTGATGTTGTTGCCCGTTCAATATACCAGGAAATCATTGAAGGAAGGGGAACAGAAAAAGGAGGAGTTTACCTCGACATTTCACACCTTGATGATGACTACATTGATGAAAAGCTAGAAACCATGGTTTTGCAATTTGAAAATGTAGGCGTTGACATCAAACATGGTCCAATAGAAGTAGCACCTACAGCACACCACTTCATGGGCGGTTTAAAAATTAATCCTGATGGATCAAGTTCCCTAAAAAATCTATTCGGAGCGGGAGAAGTCTGTGGTGGTGTCCATGGAGCTAATCGTTTAGGTGGAAATGCACTGGCAGACACACAGGTATTCGGAAAGATAGCCGGTGAAAGCGCATCTAAAGCCGCTAAGGATAGCAAACTTAAAACCAACGAGAAAATGGTTGAAAAAGAAGCTTCAAGAATTGAAAATCTAATTAAAAAAGGCTCAATTAAACCAAAAGAATTTAAAAATAGAATTAAAAACCTAATGTGGGAAAAAGTAGCTATTGTGCGTGATGAAAAAACCCTAAATGAAGCGCTATCTGAACTTCTGGAAATGCAAAAGGAATTAGAAAACCTTGACGTTAACGATAAAAAACAATACAATGCAGATTTAGTAACTGCCCTTGAAGTAATTAATATGGTGGAAATCTGCATCTTAACTGTAAAATCTGCAATTCTACGTAGAGAAAGCAGAGGCGCTCACTTTAGATCCGATTTCCCTGAAACATTAGATGAATGGAAACAGAGTATAATATTCAGCGAAAATAAAATAGAATTTGAAGCTAGATAG